The Nakaseomyces glabratus chromosome H, complete sequence genome segment TAAGAGGAGAGAATagaatcaaagaaaatattgtgGCTTTGAGTCAGTTGTTTCTGTTGGGCGATGACCGTGTCAATGAAGTTAAGGTTAATGGTGAGATAATCCCTTATGATGGTGATTTGATTATTACAAGATCGATGGCAAAATCTATGCCCGATAGATACACAACTGTATCTGCACCTGAAAAGATCGTTAAAATGTTCTTGGGGGAACTAGGTTTTCAAggtagaaataaaaatccAGAAGAACTATTAACTACTGATGATATGAAAGGTATGGGGTTGAAACCGAACCAACAGAGCAATAATGATGAGGGTGATGATGATTGGGAAGATGTAGATGATGTCGTTGACTATGAAAaacttcaagaatatatcgacgatgaagatgacttGGATGATAATTCTGTCGGTGAGTTAGAGACCATTACTGGCCAACAGCATATTCCGCAGTCAATACCTGAACTACTGAAGGACTTCTTCAATACAGCTGCTCAAAAGAATGTTGCTggatttcaagaaatatataataactTGTCTGAGGAGGAGCGTAAGTGTATTTCTGAGCtaatattatagaaaaCCTGTATAGATTATATGATAATAGTATTGTTAATGTTAATTTCTGCTACACATTGTTCCTAATAAATCACAATTTTCTGATGTAAAGGTAAATTTTAAGAAACACAAAAGGGAAGAATTATTGTTCAAACTAACCACATTCGGAAAGTGAAGTCCTGAACGTGAGTAACTTTGAATGAAAACAAGACGGATATAAGTGCTTCGATTAGCATACacatttttgattttcaatTCCGGTCATTGCTTGCTTGCTAGCAGTTGAAACTAATAGCACATGAAGCGATTGTTATACATAGACTGGCTTGCTAAGAATGATAAGTGAATACAATAGGAGGGAAGaacaatcaaaaaattcaaataattcGAAATGGAAAGATTTCCTACAGAGGCTTGGGCCGGACAGCGCGATCAAGCCGGTGAAACTCCCACATCAGCAGAAGAAGCTAGTTTTGGATGAAGCTCTTTTCAATCAAAATCCTAATGTATACGTAAATGGAATACTTAATGAGACAAACCAAGAAGGTGAGCAACATGCCGACACTATTGCAGACAGGTACAGAGTGGGACTGCAACTTCTAAACAATAACGATTACACCAATGTTACGAGTTTGGCATATTGGAAGGCATCTTCCTGTAAAACAGGTAACCCTATAACGAACGCCATTGATGACAGCTTTGAGAATTATTGGCAAAGTGATGGAATACAACCACATACTGTTGATGCATATTTTTCGAAAAGAATGGATATTGTTTTAATCGGTATATTTTTCACCATAACGGCTGATGAATCATATACTCCACGGGTAATACACATATTTGCAGGGAACAGCCCATCCGATGCTGTGTTTTACAAAACACTTATAGTAAATAACATGAATGGTTGGGCTGCATTAACGTTTGAAGATAACTTGCCAGTCGAGAAACTATTGAAATGCCAATATCTCCGATTCAAGTTTCCGGTAAATCACGAAAATGGTAAGGACACTCATCTTAGAGGCATAAGGGTATACACAGCTTCAAATAATCAATGCAAACCACAGTTGGAAACTATCAAACTACAACCTGTGCTGCCAGAGTTAGACTCGTTTGGCTTAAGATGAATCCAATTTCAGCTATTGTAATGCCAAAACCCTTATTTTTGTTCAGAGTAAAAGGATAAATTTTAACTAAAATCATTTGATAGATATATAGGATGATCCACTATGCATTCAAATATGgtttttaaaatttataTAATGTTGATAAATACTGAATAGACATATTTACCATTACCATTACCATGGCTCCTGAAGTCATATGACCTTTTCGTGTAAAGAGTTTCTCTAGTCActaaaaattgaaaaattctgaaaaGTTCCAGATGAGATCAAACGAACATCTGATAGTTATCATACATGTTATAGTAGTACACACTATGAACCAATTTTGTAACGTTTATCGGCCCCATAGGATTAATTTCTTCTAGTATTGCGACATAACTAGGACTCAGATATTGACAGGAAGTTAATTGAGTTTTATAGACAAGTTGATCAGCTTTTAATTTTAAGAGAAGCGTCAGTATAATTGAAGGAATTGCTAATTACCAAAGCAATAAGCTGCAAGACGTGTCTTATTTAAGTTTTTTTATCGTTGTGCTGCCAATaataattgaaattatttaaCAGAAAATGAGCGATTTAGAGACTGTATCTAAATACCTGGCAGAATCTGTGGTTGCCTCTACATCCAAAAtagctgaaaaaaatttaaaacaGCTTGAAAATGAGGATGGATTTGGTTTAACGTTACTACATATTGTTGCATCATCAAACCTACCAATTGCTACAAGATTAGCAGGTGCtgtcttcttcaagaattttATCAAGAGAAAGTGGATTGACGAAAATGGTGTGCATTTATTATCGCCCAGCAATGTTGAATTGattaaaaatgaaattgttCCCTTAATGATAGCTCTGCCTGGGAATTTACAAGTTCAAATTGGTGAATCTATTTCTGTTATTGCTGATTCTGATTTCCCTGAAAGATGGCCCACTTTACTAGATGACCTCGTTAGTAAACTCTCTACAGATGACATGGTAACCAATAAAGGTGTTCTAACTGTGGCccattctatttttaaacGGTGGAGACCTCTTTTCAGAACTAATGAATTATTTCTAGAAATTAAGTTAGTTTTAGATAAATTCACTGAACCTTTCTTGAACTTAATGAAGTCAGTCGATGAGCAAATAACCCACAAGAAGGATGATAAAGCTAGTCTTGAGCTTTTATTCGATGTTTTACTACTGCTGGTCAAGTTATATTATGATTTCAACTGTCAAGATATTCcagaattttttgaagatcATATTAGAGAAGGTATGGGAATGTGGCATAGATATCTATCTTATGAGAACCCGTTATTAGAGGACAATTTTGATACAGAAACCGCAAGTACACTAATCAAAGTTAAAACTTCCATTCAGGAGTTGGTTCAATTATATACAACAAGGtatgaagaattttttgaacCTATGATTAATGAATTTATTCAAATCACATGGAGTCTGTTAGTCAGTACTCCTAATCAACCAAAGTATGATATCCTTGTATCCAAGTCACTTTCGTTTTTGACAGCAGTAGCACGTATTCCAAAATACTTTGAGGTTTTCAATACTGATTCTGCTATGCATAGTATAACAGAGCAAATAATACTTCCAAATTATACTTTACGTGAAGAGGATGTCGAATTATTTGAAGACGATCCAATGGAATACATCAGAAGAGATATGGAAGGTTCTGACTCAGatacaagaagaagagctACAGCTGATTTCTTGGGGGagttgaaagaaaaaaatgaaaatctAGTTACTAGCATAATTTTGGAACATGTCAAAAAATTCCATGATCAATATAGTACTAATCCACAAGAATTTTGGAAATACAAagatttatatataaatttgttCACATCATTGGCTGTCAAAGGTAATATCACAAATTCTGGTGTTTCAAGTACAAATCCATTGGTTAATGTAATCGATTTCTTCACCATC includes the following:
- the DOC1 gene encoding anaphase promoting complex subunit DOC1 (CAGL0H07799g~Ortholog(s) have enzyme regulator activity, ubiquitin protein ligase activity and role in anaphase-promoting complex-dependent catabolic process, chromatin assembly, positive regulation of ubiquitin protein ligase activity) produces the protein MISEYNRREEQSKNSNNSKWKDFLQRLGPDSAIKPVKLPHQQKKLVLDEALFNQNPNVYVNGILNETNQEGEQHADTIADRYRVGLQLLNNNDYTNVTSLAYWKASSCKTGNPITNAIDDSFENYWQSDGIQPHTVDAYFSKRMDIVLIGIFFTITADESYTPRVIHIFAGNSPSDAVFYKTLIVNNMNGWAALTFEDNLPVEKLLKCQYLRFKFPVNHENGKDTHLRGIRVYTASNNQCKPQLETIKLQPVLPELDSFGLR